A genome region from Brevinematales bacterium includes the following:
- a CDS encoding nucleotidyltransferase family protein codes for MVKNFSEIKLALEQNKIRLAEEYHVSSIGIFGSVVRGEQKESSDVDILVEFSKPISLFKFLELEETLTGLLGRKVDLVSKKSLKPNIGKNILREVCNI; via the coding sequence ATCGTGAAAAATTTTTCGGAAATTAAGCTGGCGCTTGAGCAAAATAAAATCAGGCTCGCGGAAGAATATCATGTCAGCAGTATCGGAATATTCGGTTCGGTAGTCCGCGGAGAGCAAAAAGAATCCAGCGATGTGGATATCCTTGTCGAATTTTCAAAACCCATCAGTCTGTTCAAGTTTCTTGAATTGGAAGAGACTCTCACAGGTTTATTGGGGCGGAAGGTCGACCTTGTATCGAAAAAATCCCTGAAACCGAACATCGGAAAAAACATCCTCCGCGAGGTATGTAATATATAG